The Streptomyces kanamyceticus genome window below encodes:
- a CDS encoding ATP-binding protein, whose product MTILESAYSVAPGTELSQERASLRLSARAARVALRVADLVEAHCTAESAGPAVAFLRSWAEHARQAGGTEALDPAEPADPADPLERIRARYRLSPLATDLLLLAGLPEEHEGLAATFRALHPRDEPRPTLGLAALLVGPDGEGRLLVRRQCAPCGVIGEGLVRLGEGPLFERSFTLAPELWQALHGVDTWPAEPARVAVDAPPPGLDGWLELPAVRRAVTALTSPVARTVVLTDEDENVALSRCAALADAADVRLVAARVAPDATAAARLFAAHAAARGAVPVFCGAATAPNDAAAAPPSLDLGWLPGPALVPGRPGALRPTGLRPVLTVPLGPLTLADHRRAWSRSLPRLRPVAAALAARHPLDPSLTAMVAADLHSGHRLGARPEPADVSAAVRHRAGISLPPGVRLSSPAVTWDQLVLPPEPAQQLRDAVSRLEQRQLVLEEWGFGEQVRAGRGVRLLFTGPPGTGKSLAAAALAGAARTDLLVVDMARLVSKWIGETEKNLAGAFDVAERTQAVLLLDEADVLFGTRTQIKDANDRYANLETAYLLQRMDGFDGLVVLTSNLRQNIDAAFLRRVDFLVEFGMPDAAHRARLWRLHLPERARLAADVDLAVLARMYPVPGAWIRNAALGAAYLAAPDGGPIARGHLLCALRREYAKAMRPYPGDPPSGHGEERP is encoded by the coding sequence ATGACGATCCTGGAGAGCGCGTACTCGGTGGCACCGGGTACGGAGCTGTCGCAGGAGCGCGCGAGCCTGCGCCTGTCGGCGCGCGCCGCGCGGGTCGCCCTGCGCGTCGCCGACCTGGTCGAGGCCCACTGCACGGCGGAATCCGCAGGCCCCGCCGTGGCGTTCCTGCGGTCCTGGGCCGAGCACGCCCGGCAGGCCGGTGGTACGGAGGCGCTCGACCCCGCCGAGCCTGCCGACCCCGCCGACCCGCTGGAGCGCATCCGCGCGCGGTACCGGCTGAGCCCACTGGCCACGGACCTGCTTCTCCTCGCGGGGCTCCCCGAGGAACACGAGGGCCTCGCCGCCACCTTCCGCGCGCTGCACCCGCGGGACGAGCCGCGCCCGACGCTCGGCCTGGCCGCGCTCCTGGTGGGCCCGGACGGCGAAGGGCGCCTGCTGGTCCGCCGTCAGTGCGCCCCGTGCGGAGTGATCGGCGAGGGCCTCGTGCGGCTGGGCGAAGGCCCGCTGTTCGAGCGTTCCTTCACCCTGGCCCCGGAGCTGTGGCAAGCCCTGCACGGCGTGGACACCTGGCCCGCCGAACCCGCCCGCGTGGCCGTCGACGCCCCGCCGCCCGGCCTCGACGGCTGGCTCGAACTGCCCGCCGTACGACGGGCGGTGACCGCGCTCACCTCGCCGGTGGCACGGACGGTCGTCCTCACCGACGAGGACGAGAACGTCGCCCTGAGCCGGTGTGCCGCCCTGGCGGACGCCGCCGACGTGCGCCTGGTCGCCGCGCGGGTCGCCCCCGATGCCACCGCGGCCGCGCGGCTCTTCGCGGCGCACGCGGCGGCGCGCGGTGCCGTCCCGGTGTTCTGCGGAGCGGCCACCGCACCGAACGACGCGGCGGCCGCCCCTCCTTCGCTGGATCTGGGCTGGTTGCCCGGCCCCGCCCTGGTACCCGGCCGACCGGGCGCGCTGCGGCCGACGGGGCTGCGTCCCGTCCTGACGGTCCCGTTGGGGCCGCTCACCCTCGCCGACCATCGCCGCGCCTGGTCGCGGAGCCTGCCGCGGCTGCGGCCCGTCGCGGCCGCGCTCGCCGCGCGACATCCGCTGGACCCGTCGCTCACCGCCATGGTCGCCGCCGATCTGCACAGCGGCCACCGGCTCGGTGCGCGGCCGGAGCCCGCGGACGTGTCGGCGGCCGTCCGCCACCGCGCCGGGATCAGCCTGCCGCCCGGCGTGCGCCTCAGCTCCCCGGCCGTCACCTGGGACCAGCTGGTGCTTCCGCCCGAGCCCGCGCAGCAGCTGAGGGACGCGGTCTCCCGGCTCGAACAGCGCCAACTCGTCCTGGAGGAGTGGGGGTTCGGGGAACAGGTGCGCGCCGGTCGCGGTGTCCGGCTGCTGTTCACCGGGCCGCCCGGCACCGGCAAGTCCCTCGCGGCCGCGGCACTGGCCGGGGCCGCGCGCACCGATCTGCTCGTGGTCGACATGGCCCGCCTCGTCTCGAAGTGGATCGGCGAGACGGAGAAGAACCTGGCGGGCGCCTTCGACGTCGCCGAGCGCACCCAGGCCGTACTGCTGCTCGACGAGGCGGACGTGCTGTTCGGGACGCGTACCCAGATCAAGGACGCCAACGACCGCTACGCGAACCTGGAGACCGCGTACCTGCTGCAGCGCATGGACGGCTTCGACGGGCTCGTCGTCCTCACCTCCAACCTGCGCCAGAACATCGACGCGGCGTTCCTGCGGCGCGTCGACTTCCTGGTCGAGTTCGGCATGCCCGACGCGGCGCACCGGGCCCGGCTGTGGCGACTGCACCTGCCCGAGCGAGCACGGCTCGCCGCCGACGTGGACCTGGCCGTGCTGGCCCGGATGTACCCGGTGCCCGGCGCCTGGATCCGCAACGCGGCCCTGGGCGCCGCCTATCTCGCCGCGCCGGACGGCGGGCCCATCGCGCGCGGGCACCTGCTGTGCGCACTGCGCCGTGAGTACGCGAAGGCGATGCGGCCCTATCCGGGCGACCCTCCGTCGGGCCACGGGGAGGAGAGGCCATGA
- a CDS encoding putative baseplate assembly protein, producing the protein MSLIGPVLDDRDFEQLRAELIQRIPTYAPEWTDHNASDPGIALLDLFAFLGESVLFRFNQIPDATKVAFLSLLGVPALPARPAHVLSALRTENPAGVRVPRGGELRAGDVSFETEGEVSVWPVEALGVVKQGVPPAAEDDAAEQARRCDALLRLGLGSGGRVRFFRSRLLPPDPAAPGAEPADVADAVDRALWIAVLHGEGIERDVLARELSGRSLFIGVAFDESVDRPFLLSKLDAAGADRYRSASLDRTVPPTLWRLWSADRTPPLSLAVAGDTTEGLTTTGVVELTLPDPLPLPDPSAPPSGGKDSPPPLDDPGQAARVIAWLQATRPEPAADGAAASGDPIHRVRWVGANAVRAVQARSIVAPELLGTGTGGAGQTYPLVHSGVLARTLVLDVEEAGRWRQWSEVDGFTTSRTGDRHYTVDLAAGEVRFGDGGQGPRVPQLGERIRVRTYRYGGGAAGNVAAGAITQVADATGVDVGNPLPATGGRDAEPLDAALERIPGEVHRRDRAVTADDFRELALRVPGVARAETLRLLHPAVPDVPAAGVVSVLVLPADDIRDPAAPLPDRALLREVTRYLDPRRLITTELYVIPPEYRPIGLAAGIVVRAGFQVDAVRRWVELILRQFLAPLPPFGPEGQGWPLGRTVRRAELEAVAVQVDGVEYLEGLLLAVPDPVAPGGMRAVPVVELARHQLPQVVGLTVVSGAPLAPGSDYRPLPPDAPDVVIAPLPRDVC; encoded by the coding sequence ATGAGCCTCATCGGACCCGTACTCGACGACCGCGACTTCGAGCAGCTGCGCGCCGAGCTGATCCAGCGCATTCCCACGTACGCACCGGAGTGGACGGACCACAACGCCAGTGATCCGGGCATCGCGCTCCTCGACCTGTTCGCGTTCCTCGGTGAGTCCGTGCTGTTCCGGTTCAATCAGATTCCGGATGCCACCAAGGTCGCGTTCCTGAGCCTGCTCGGTGTTCCCGCGCTGCCCGCACGGCCCGCCCATGTGCTGTCGGCGTTGCGCACCGAGAACCCCGCAGGGGTGCGGGTACCGCGCGGTGGTGAACTGCGGGCCGGTGACGTGTCGTTCGAGACCGAGGGCGAGGTGTCCGTCTGGCCGGTCGAGGCGCTCGGGGTGGTCAAGCAGGGCGTGCCGCCCGCGGCCGAGGACGACGCCGCGGAGCAGGCCCGCAGGTGCGACGCCCTGCTCCGGCTCGGTCTCGGCAGTGGCGGACGGGTGCGGTTCTTCCGGTCGCGCCTGCTGCCGCCCGATCCGGCGGCGCCCGGCGCGGAGCCCGCCGATGTCGCCGACGCGGTGGACCGCGCGCTGTGGATCGCGGTCCTGCACGGGGAAGGCATCGAACGAGACGTACTGGCACGGGAGTTGAGCGGGCGCAGCCTGTTCATCGGCGTCGCCTTCGACGAGAGCGTGGACCGGCCGTTCCTGCTCTCGAAGCTCGACGCGGCGGGCGCGGACCGCTACCGGTCGGCGAGCCTGGACCGTACCGTGCCGCCGACGCTGTGGCGGCTGTGGAGCGCGGACCGCACACCGCCGCTCTCGCTCGCCGTGGCGGGCGACACCACCGAGGGTCTGACCACGACGGGGGTCGTGGAGCTCACGCTGCCCGACCCGCTGCCGCTGCCCGACCCTTCGGCGCCGCCGTCCGGCGGCAAGGACAGCCCGCCCCCGCTGGACGATCCCGGGCAGGCCGCCCGGGTGATCGCCTGGCTGCAGGCGACCCGTCCGGAACCGGCCGCCGACGGCGCGGCGGCGAGCGGCGATCCGATCCACCGCGTCCGCTGGGTGGGGGCCAACGCCGTGCGCGCGGTACAGGCCCGTTCGATCGTCGCGCCCGAGCTGCTCGGTACGGGGACCGGTGGCGCCGGGCAGACGTATCCGCTGGTGCACAGCGGCGTCCTCGCCCGCACGCTCGTCCTGGACGTCGAGGAGGCGGGGCGCTGGCGGCAGTGGAGCGAGGTCGACGGCTTCACGACGTCCCGCACCGGCGATCGGCACTACACGGTGGATCTCGCGGCGGGCGAAGTGCGGTTCGGCGACGGCGGGCAGGGGCCGCGGGTCCCGCAGCTCGGGGAGCGGATCCGGGTGCGCACCTACCGGTACGGCGGCGGGGCGGCCGGGAACGTGGCGGCCGGTGCGATCACCCAGGTCGCCGACGCCACCGGCGTCGACGTCGGCAACCCGCTGCCCGCCACGGGCGGCCGCGACGCGGAGCCGCTCGACGCGGCCCTGGAGCGGATCCCCGGCGAGGTGCACCGCCGCGACCGCGCCGTCACCGCCGACGACTTCCGTGAACTGGCCCTGCGGGTACCGGGAGTGGCCCGCGCCGAGACGCTGCGGTTGCTGCACCCCGCCGTCCCCGACGTGCCCGCGGCGGGCGTGGTCAGCGTGCTCGTGCTGCCCGCCGACGACATCCGCGATCCCGCGGCGCCGCTGCCGGACCGCGCCCTGTTGCGCGAGGTCACCCGCTATCTCGACCCGCGTCGGCTGATCACCACCGAGCTGTACGTGATCCCTCCGGAGTACCGGCCGATCGGCCTCGCCGCGGGCATCGTCGTCCGTGCGGGGTTCCAGGTCGACGCCGTACGTCGCTGGGTCGAGTTGATCCTGCGTCAGTTCCTGGCTCCGCTGCCCCCGTTCGGGCCCGAGGGGCAGGGGTGGCCGCTCGGCCGTACGGTACGAAGGGCCGAACTGGAGGCCGTGGCCGTCCAGGTCGACGGTGTCGAGTACCTGGAAGGACTGCTGCTCGCCGTGCCCGATCCGGTGGCACCCGGCGGCATGCGTGCGGTGCCCGTGGTCGAGCTGGCACGCCATCAACTCCCGCAGGTCGTCGGCCTGACCGTCGTGTCGGGTGCTCCGCTGGCCCCCGGCAGCGACTACCGGCCGCTGCCGCCCGACGCCCCGGACGTGGTGATCGCGCCGCTTCCCCGAGACGTCTGCTGA
- a CDS encoding phage tail protein — translation MDTAAYSLLAHPDQWARCRHENTALVPAGGVQLNWLDAEPPDAARPPLPALPPGLAFDRWGNAYRSWPDQDRVSVRAPDAGPSATTDLDWAGTFTRPSALAVDADQRLYAVQDGGARVAVVDLWAHGVLRRITVATRRHPRRAAVDVAARCREALVLTRRPARLIALTGCQGVVSGPPLVRPRCRGAVAAVRVTVAPDGTVLVLWDRAELPSLIADSDGHPVVEVPGAVDLVARADGTLAVACRPGMSLRRFAPLDGAPLGAGLLELDPLAQPGFDGGSVAESYGRLSYTTDTTDTTRATDTTVVANTTDPGNAWTGGPSIRHLPAGRVVTYRLDSGAYRTRWGRVFLDACLPPGTDVTVRGLTTDDDEVADPVAPAPPAHGDVTVRRPDLTPPLPGVAALAAVSATAAAPLFRRPTGRERPWTQIPADDRFETYEIPVTAAPGRYLWLVIDLAGTTGLTPCVRELRVEHPGHRLLQHLPRAWSRNDADADFLQRFLAPLEGLLRELDGRAVRRALLVDPSATPQEALAWLAGFAGLALDRRWPEAARRELIAQAYVLFARRGTLTALTRILAIYLGHPPVLVESWRLRGVPGAVLGAGPGSGAPARLGATIRTGGALGDGTALGAMGSPDGYATAAHRFSVLIPADLSREQRDVVERILADQRPAHTKVEICELGFGMRIGRHLHLGLTSLVGAGARWGPAVVGRVAVGGDGVVGVAPVREEGRVAAGTDAWVPAPAREG, via the coding sequence ATGGACACCGCCGCGTACAGCCTGCTGGCCCATCCCGATCAGTGGGCACGCTGCCGCCACGAGAACACCGCCCTGGTACCGGCCGGGGGCGTGCAGTTGAACTGGCTGGACGCCGAACCGCCGGACGCCGCGCGGCCACCGCTGCCCGCCCTGCCGCCCGGCCTCGCCTTCGACCGGTGGGGCAACGCCTACCGGAGTTGGCCCGACCAGGACCGGGTGAGCGTCAGGGCGCCGGACGCGGGCCCGTCGGCCACGACCGACCTCGACTGGGCCGGGACGTTCACGCGGCCCTCGGCGCTGGCGGTCGACGCCGATCAGCGGCTCTACGCGGTCCAGGACGGCGGCGCCCGTGTCGCGGTCGTCGACCTGTGGGCGCACGGGGTGCTGCGCCGGATCACGGTCGCGACGCGGCGCCACCCGCGCCGCGCGGCGGTGGACGTCGCGGCGCGCTGCCGCGAGGCCCTGGTCCTGACCCGGCGGCCCGCCCGGCTGATTGCTCTGACAGGATGTCAAGGTGTGGTGTCTGGACCTCCGTTGGTACGACCACGGTGTCGCGGCGCCGTGGCGGCGGTGCGGGTCACGGTCGCACCGGACGGGACGGTCCTCGTCCTGTGGGACCGCGCGGAGCTGCCCTCGCTGATCGCCGACTCCGACGGGCACCCGGTGGTCGAGGTGCCGGGCGCGGTGGACCTGGTGGCCCGCGCCGACGGCACGCTGGCCGTGGCCTGCCGACCGGGCATGTCGCTGCGCCGTTTCGCACCGCTAGACGGCGCGCCCCTCGGCGCCGGGCTGCTCGAACTCGACCCGCTGGCACAGCCGGGCTTCGACGGCGGCTCGGTGGCGGAGTCGTACGGACGCCTCTCGTACACGACGGACACGACGGACACCACGCGCGCCACGGACACCACAGTCGTCGCAAACACCACGGACCCCGGTAACGCCTGGACCGGTGGCCCCAGCATCCGTCACCTGCCCGCGGGCCGCGTCGTCACCTACCGCCTGGACAGCGGCGCCTACCGCACCCGTTGGGGCCGCGTCTTCCTCGACGCGTGCCTGCCTCCTGGCACCGACGTCACCGTGCGCGGCCTCACGACGGACGACGACGAGGTCGCCGATCCCGTCGCCCCCGCTCCCCCGGCCCACGGCGACGTCACCGTCCGACGGCCCGACCTGACGCCGCCGCTGCCCGGCGTGGCCGCGCTCGCCGCCGTGAGCGCGACGGCCGCCGCGCCCTTGTTCCGGCGGCCGACGGGACGGGAGCGGCCGTGGACGCAGATCCCGGCCGACGACCGGTTCGAGACCTACGAGATCCCGGTGACCGCCGCCCCCGGCCGTTATCTGTGGCTGGTCATCGACCTCGCAGGGACGACCGGACTCACCCCGTGCGTACGGGAGTTGCGCGTCGAGCACCCCGGACACCGCCTGCTCCAGCACCTCCCCAGGGCCTGGTCGCGGAACGACGCCGACGCCGACTTCCTGCAGCGCTTCCTCGCTCCGCTGGAGGGGCTGTTGCGCGAGCTGGACGGCCGCGCCGTGCGCCGCGCGCTGCTCGTCGACCCGTCGGCCACCCCGCAGGAGGCGCTGGCCTGGCTCGCCGGGTTCGCCGGGCTCGCCCTTGACCGGCGCTGGCCCGAGGCGGCCCGTCGGGAACTCATCGCGCAGGCGTACGTCCTCTTCGCCCGGCGCGGCACGCTGACCGCCCTGACCCGGATCCTGGCGATCTACCTCGGGCATCCGCCGGTCCTCGTGGAGAGCTGGCGGCTGCGCGGCGTCCCCGGCGCCGTGCTCGGCGCCGGGCCCGGGAGCGGCGCGCCCGCCCGACTCGGCGCGACCATCAGGACCGGCGGGGCACTCGGCGACGGCACCGCGCTCGGGGCGATGGGCTCGCCCGATGGATACGCCACCGCGGCCCACCGGTTCAGTGTGCTGATCCCTGCCGACCTGAGCCGCGAACAGCGGGACGTCGTGGAGCGGATCCTCGCGGATCAGCGGCCCGCCCACACCAAGGTCGAGATCTGCGAACTCGGCTTCGGCATGCGGATCGGCCGCCATCTCCACCTCGGACTCACGTCGCTGGTCGGGGCGGGTGCGCGGTGGGGGCCCGCCGTGGTGGGGAGGGTCGCGGTGGGCGGGGACGGCGTGGTGGGCGTGGCGCCGGTACGGGAAGAGGGACGTGTCGCCGCCGGTACTGATGCGTGGGTTCCTGCCCCGGCGAGGGAAGGCTGA
- a CDS encoding sensor histidine kinase yields MKTRQVTSWAASAGTGFARACVVLVLSMIVPAVWAAAVALAIRWGAGNPWSWLPVALVAPVATLALSRPVCRMFRSLIARWTDTVIAPGYRQAPPVVLMSTGYWWNGFSYERTSRDARLDQRWRLRWNDPANWRDLRFTAVVPLTAGLLAAIPPAGVAAAALGMAQPAVPARLIGLAGLALAVGSAPYAWRCVEPVAVRFLRASPAMELAERVDELTAQRADATIAQAAEIRRIERDLHDGAQARLVGLGLSLATAEKLMETDPEAARALMREARAGAATSLTELRELVKGINPPVLNDRGLVDAVRALALDSPLEVTVSAHERLRLDPPIESAAYFGTAELLTNAVKHAHATRARVYVARDDTGIVVTVEDDGRGGADERPGGGLAGLRRRLAVFDGTLDITSPAGGPTCVRMAVPCASS; encoded by the coding sequence ATGAAGACGCGACAGGTGACGTCGTGGGCGGCGAGCGCCGGTACGGGGTTCGCGCGGGCCTGCGTCGTGCTGGTCCTCAGCATGATCGTCCCGGCCGTCTGGGCCGCCGCGGTGGCGCTCGCGATCCGGTGGGGCGCGGGAAACCCGTGGTCGTGGCTGCCCGTCGCCCTCGTGGCCCCGGTCGCCACGCTCGCCCTGTCCCGCCCCGTCTGCCGGATGTTCCGCTCGCTCATCGCGCGGTGGACGGACACCGTCATCGCCCCCGGATACCGGCAGGCACCCCCGGTGGTGCTGATGTCCACGGGATACTGGTGGAACGGCTTCTCGTACGAGCGGACCAGTCGCGACGCCCGGCTCGACCAGCGGTGGCGGCTCCGCTGGAACGACCCCGCCAACTGGCGCGACCTGCGGTTCACGGCGGTGGTCCCGCTCACGGCGGGACTGCTCGCGGCGATCCCGCCCGCCGGTGTCGCGGCGGCGGCCCTCGGCATGGCCCAACCCGCCGTCCCCGCACGCCTCATCGGTCTCGCCGGTCTTGCCCTGGCCGTCGGCTCCGCCCCGTACGCCTGGCGGTGCGTCGAGCCGGTGGCCGTCCGGTTCCTGCGGGCCTCTCCCGCGATGGAGCTCGCGGAGCGCGTGGACGAGCTGACCGCGCAGCGCGCCGACGCGACGATCGCGCAGGCCGCCGAGATCCGCCGGATCGAACGGGACCTGCACGACGGAGCGCAGGCCCGTCTGGTCGGGCTCGGACTCTCCCTCGCGACCGCCGAGAAGCTGATGGAGACCGACCCCGAGGCGGCACGGGCGCTGATGCGCGAGGCACGGGCCGGCGCGGCCACGTCGCTGACCGAGCTCCGCGAACTGGTCAAGGGCATCAACCCGCCGGTGCTCAACGACCGCGGACTCGTCGACGCCGTCCGCGCGCTCGCCCTGGACAGCCCCCTGGAAGTGACCGTCAGCGCCCACGAACGACTCCGCCTGGACCCGCCGATCGAGTCCGCCGCGTACTTCGGAACCGCCGAGCTGCTCACCAACGCGGTCAAGCACGCCCACGCGACCCGGGCGCGCGTCTACGTCGCGCGGGACGACACCGGCATCGTCGTCACCGTCGAGGACGACGGCAGGGGCGGGGCCGACGAGCGTCCTGGCGGCGGCCTCGCGGGGCTGCGCCGCCGCCTCGCGGTCTTCGACGGCACCCTGGACATCACCAGCCCCGCGGGCGGTCCGACCTGTGTGAGGATGGCGGTCCCATGCGCATCGTCGTAG